From the genome of Flavobacteriales bacterium, one region includes:
- a CDS encoding site-specific integrase: MELPVITVREISHKGKARLKLEFEYNALLHTELKKIPGASWSRSIRAWHMPYRKDSLLLLLDTMRNKARVVLSKKFEFQESGHHTMLHPVANTAKRPLNPELIDQLEKFRDFLKSKRYSHNTVLTYSDALKAFFAFFPDRSFEDYAEQDLIDFNNHFILARKFSFSYQNQVVNALKIYFREIRKISIDPELIHRPKRIKSLPNVLSKEEVKAILDAPENIKHRAMLSLLYSAGLRRSELLNLKKSDIHSERMMIIIRKGKGGKDRTVNLSPKILELLRDYYKVYRPHDWLFEGQYGGQYSEKSLASVLKHAVEKAGIKKPVSLHWLRHSFATHLLEAGTDLRYIQTILGHNSSKTTEIYTHVSTKSLQNVKSPFDSL; the protein is encoded by the coding sequence ATGGAATTACCTGTTATTACGGTTCGCGAAATTTCTCATAAGGGGAAGGCGCGTCTGAAACTTGAGTTTGAATACAATGCTCTTTTGCATACTGAATTAAAAAAAATTCCGGGCGCAAGCTGGAGCCGGTCGATACGGGCATGGCATATGCCGTACCGAAAAGATAGTTTGCTTTTGCTTCTCGATACGATGCGAAATAAAGCGCGTGTTGTTCTAAGTAAAAAATTTGAGTTCCAGGAAAGCGGTCACCATACCATGCTTCACCCGGTGGCGAATACCGCTAAGCGTCCCTTAAATCCGGAGTTGATTGATCAGCTTGAAAAATTCCGCGACTTTTTAAAAAGTAAACGCTATAGTCATAATACCGTCCTCACCTACTCTGATGCTCTCAAAGCTTTCTTCGCCTTTTTTCCGGATCGCTCGTTTGAAGATTATGCCGAACAGGATCTGATTGATTTTAACAACCATTTTATCCTCGCGCGGAAATTTTCATTTTCCTATCAGAATCAGGTGGTGAATGCATTAAAAATTTACTTTCGGGAAATCCGTAAAATCTCCATTGATCCGGAACTCATTCACCGACCGAAACGCATAAAATCTCTTCCCAATGTTTTGAGCAAGGAGGAAGTAAAAGCTATTCTGGATGCTCCTGAAAACATTAAACACAGAGCCATGCTTTCGCTGTTGTATTCGGCAGGTTTGCGCAGAAGTGAGTTATTGAACCTAAAAAAAAGTGATATCCATTCGGAACGCATGATGATTATTATACGAAAAGGGAAGGGCGGTAAGGACCGAACTGTTAATCTCTCTCCTAAAATTCTGGAACTCCTTCGTGATTATTATAAAGTTTATCGTCCGCACGATTGGCTTTTTGAAGGTCAGTACGGTGGTCAGTATTCCGAAAAAAGTCTGGCCTCCGTATTAAAGCATGCCGTTGAAAAGGCGGGAATAAAAAAACCGGTTAGTCTGCATTGGCTTCGTCACAGTTTTGCCACCCATCTGCTGGAAGCCGGCACCGATTTGCGATATATACAGACCATTTTGGGTCATAACAGTTCCAAAACAACGGAGATATATACACATGTAAGCACCAAATCGCTTCAGAACGTAAAAAGTCCATTCGATAGCTTGTAA